One window from the genome of Leptospira broomii serovar Hurstbridge str. 5399 encodes:
- a CDS encoding MBOAT family O-acyltransferase — MLFPTLEFFLFFSFVFLVHWYILPFLFPNHHIRKFFVHVFLLITSYAFYMSWDWRFGGLILLSTVIDFVLADKIHESKDPAFRKSMITLSLVLNLVFILGFFKYYNFLCGSLNDLLLVLGFPGIFPILKIVLPVGVSFYTFQSLSYTIDVYRGTIPSEKSFLRFALFVSFFPQLVAGPIVTAKTFLPQLETEKKLESIQFRKAIRYFFLGYFKKVILSDNVSPIGDLIFKNPESYSTEALWLAAFLFWVQVYCDFSGYTDMAYSCALLLGYELPENFRMPYLSRSVTEHWRRWHITLSSWLRDYVYISMGGSRAGAFRHRFNIWFTMFVAGFWHGANWTFVLWGSIQGGFLLIESLLKDLKSRVFPNLSLHPAWDNAFIPIRIVYTSLVAITFGVIFRSETLSKAFTMISGMYSYRIGELRPYMFKFGIPAILCVIVGHYLGWLIFEKEKRIRIPVWLEFSLYPFGAVLFALLSPDAEVPFIYFQF; from the coding sequence ATCATATTCGTAAATTCTTCGTCCACGTATTTCTTTTAATCACAAGCTATGCGTTCTACATGAGCTGGGATTGGAGATTCGGCGGACTGATCCTACTTTCCACGGTGATCGATTTCGTTCTCGCGGATAAGATTCACGAATCCAAGGACCCAGCGTTCCGCAAATCGATGATCACCTTGAGTTTAGTGTTGAACCTGGTGTTCATTCTAGGTTTTTTTAAATATTACAATTTTCTATGCGGAAGTTTGAATGACCTTTTGCTTGTGCTCGGCTTTCCCGGAATCTTTCCGATTCTGAAAATCGTTTTGCCTGTCGGCGTTTCGTTTTATACATTTCAATCCTTGAGTTATACGATCGACGTATATCGAGGCACGATCCCGTCTGAAAAAAGCTTTTTAAGATTCGCGTTATTCGTATCCTTTTTTCCTCAGTTGGTGGCAGGGCCGATCGTTACGGCTAAAACCTTCCTACCTCAATTGGAGACTGAAAAAAAGTTAGAGTCTATTCAGTTTAGAAAGGCTATCCGCTATTTCTTTTTAGGATATTTTAAGAAGGTAATTCTTTCGGATAATGTGTCTCCGATTGGTGATCTGATCTTTAAGAATCCGGAGTCGTATTCCACGGAAGCACTTTGGCTTGCTGCCTTCCTCTTTTGGGTTCAGGTTTATTGCGATTTCAGCGGTTATACGGATATGGCTTACAGCTGTGCCTTACTGCTCGGATATGAATTGCCGGAAAACTTTCGAATGCCTTATCTCTCTCGGAGCGTGACCGAACATTGGAGGAGATGGCATATCACTCTGTCCAGTTGGCTTCGAGATTACGTATACATATCTATGGGCGGAAGCAGGGCAGGGGCTTTTCGTCATCGATTTAATATTTGGTTTACGATGTTTGTCGCCGGGTTTTGGCACGGGGCCAACTGGACCTTTGTCCTTTGGGGATCCATCCAAGGCGGTTTCTTACTGATCGAGTCGTTATTAAAGGATTTGAAATCCCGAGTATTTCCGAATTTATCGCTTCATCCTGCTTGGGATAATGCGTTTATTCCGATCCGAATTGTTTATACGAGCTTGGTTGCCATAACATTCGGGGTCATCTTCCGGTCGGAAACTCTGAGTAAGGCGTTTACGATGATATCCGGAATGTATTCCTATAGGATCGGCGAACTTCGGCCGTATATGTTCAAGTTCGGAATACCCGCCATCTTATGCGTGATTGTCGGACATTATCTAGGTTGGCTAATATTCGAAAAAGAGAAGAGGATTCGAATTCCGGTATGGTTGGAATTTTCGCTGTACCCATTCGGCGCCGTGCTCTTTGCCTTATTAAGCCCGGATGCAGAGGTACCTTTTATCTACTTCCAGTTTTAA